One part of the Candidatus Rokuibacteriota bacterium genome encodes these proteins:
- a CDS encoding ribulose-phosphate 3-epimerase, with amino-acid sequence MVRIAPSILSADFAALADDIARVEAAGADLLHVDVMDGHFVPNLTIGPPVVEAIRKRTRLPLDVHLMIEAPERYLPTFAAAGADYLTVHVEACPHLHRTLAQIKDLGAKAGAALNPSTPLSALEYVLDDLNLVLVMSVNPGFGGQTFIPAAYRKVEAVRALLGSRPVEISVDGGVTVEHAGPLVAHGASVLVAGSAIFGAPDPGEALRRLRRAAEAATRA; translated from the coding sequence ATGGTCAGGATTGCGCCCTCGATCCTGTCCGCGGACTTCGCCGCCCTCGCGGACGACATCGCCCGCGTCGAGGCGGCCGGAGCCGACCTCCTCCACGTGGACGTCATGGACGGCCACTTCGTCCCGAACCTGACGATCGGCCCGCCGGTGGTGGAGGCGATCCGCAAGCGCACCCGGCTTCCCCTGGACGTCCACCTCATGATCGAGGCCCCCGAGCGCTACCTCCCGACCTTCGCGGCGGCCGGGGCCGACTACTTGACGGTGCATGTGGAAGCGTGCCCGCACCTCCACAGGACCCTGGCTCAGATCAAGGACCTGGGCGCGAAGGCCGGGGCCGCCCTGAATCCATCCACGCCGCTCTCGGCCCTCGAGTACGTTCTTGACGACCTGAACCTCGTCCTGGTCATGTCGGTCAACCCCGGCTTCGGGGGTCAGACGTTCATCCCCGCCGCGTACCGCAAGGTGGAGGCGGTCAGGGCCCTTCTCGGTAGCCGGCCGGTCGAGATTTCGGTGGATGGCGGCGTGACCGTGGAGCACGCCGGTCCCCTCGTCGCCCACGGCGCCTCGGTGCTCGTCGCCGGCTCGGCGATCTTCGGAGCTCCCGACCCGGGCGAGGCGCTGCGGCGGCTGCGCCGCGCCGCGGAAGCGGCGACGCGCGCTTGA